In a single window of the Nicotiana tomentosiformis chromosome 10, ASM39032v3, whole genome shotgun sequence genome:
- the LOC104103278 gene encoding 4-coumarate--CoA ligase-like 9, giving the protein MEHYSIDPKNGYSTHTKTFHSLRSSLPLPPLSQPISIIQYTLSLLNSTTTATTTFLIDSTTGRSLSYSEFLHKTQSLASSLKIQFPSLSKNDVAFILSPPSLHVPVLYFALLSLGIVVSPANPLSSSTELTHMIQLSKPTIAFTTSSNSHKLIPSFPLRTILIDSPKFLSMLEHPIATPMSNFNSIVHQTDSAAILYSSGTTGRVKGVELTHRNLIALTAGLYNNKFSSDESENAEQDVAILTLPLFHVFGFFILIRLAAMGETAVIMERFDFEKMLAAVEKYKVTYMPVSPPLVVAMAKSELVLKYDLTSLKLVACGGAPLGKEVAERFKARFSNVEIVQGYGLTESTGAGTGMIRPEETDRYGSAGRLADNLEAKIVDPDSGEALPPGKHGELWIRGPTIMKGYVGDKQETSATLKSDGWLKTGDLCYFDSDGFLFIVDRLKELIKYKAYQVPPAELEQLLQSIPEIADAAVIPYPDEEAGQIPMAYVVRKPGSTISESQIVDSIAKQVAPYKKIRRVAFINSIPRSPAGKILRRELIDQAISGASARL; this is encoded by the exons ATGGAGCACTATAGCATAGACCCGAAAAATGGCTACTCTACTCATACCAAAACTTTCCACAGCCTAAGGTCGTCACTTCCATTGCCACCTTTATCACAGCCCATTTCCATAATTCAGTACACACTCTCTCTCCTCAACTCCACAACCACCGCCACCACCACTTTCCTCATCGACTCCACCACAGGCCGCAGCCTTTCTTACTCCGAATTCCTTCACAAAACCCAATCCCTTGCCTCTTCCCTCAAGATCCAGTTCCCGTCCCTTTCCAAAAACGACGTCGCCTTTATCCTCTCTCCTCCATCGCTTCATGTTCCAGTCCTCTACTTTGCGCTTCTCTCCCTTGGCATTGTTGTTTCCCCGGCTAACCCGCTCTCTTCTTCTACCGAGTTAACTCACATGATCCAACTCAGTAAACCCACCATTGCTTTTACTACTTCATCGAATTCCCATAAACTCATCCCTTCATTTCCCCTCCGCACCATTTTAATTGACTCCCCCAAATTCCTCTCCATGCTTGAACACCCCATTGCTACGCCTATGTCCAACTTCAACTCAATTGTTCACCAAACTGATTCGGCAGCTATTCTTTACTCGTCTGGAACTACTGGCCGAGTCAAGGGAGTCGAGTTAACTCACCGGAATTTGATTGCCTTAACGGCCGGTTTATACAATAACAAATTCAGCAGCGATGAAAGCGAAAATGCTGAGCAAGACGTGGCGATTTTGACGTTGCCGTTGTTTCACGTTTTTGGATTCTTCATCCTGATTAGGTTAGCGGCGATGGGGGAAACGGCGGTGATAATGGAGAGATTCGATTTCGAGAAGATGTTGGCGGCGGTGGAGAAGTATAAGGTGACCTACATGCCTGTGTCTCCGCCCTTGGTGGTGGCGATGGCAAAGTCGGAGTTGGTACTGAAGTATGATCTGACGTCGCTGAAGCTGGTGGCGTGCGGCGGAGCGCCGCTAGGAAAGGAGGTGGCTGAGCGGTTCAAGGCGAGGTTCTCTAACGTGGAGATTGTGCAG GGATATGGTCTAACTGAGAGTACGGGAGCAGGTACAGGGATGATAAGACCTGAGGAAACAGATCGATATGGATCTGCTGGTCGCCTTGCAGATAATTTGGAAGCTAAGATAGTCGATCCTGATAGTGGAGAGGCCTTACCTCCCGGGAAGCATGGAGAGCTTTGGATACGCGGGCCAACAATCATGAAAG GTTATGTTGGAGATAAACAAGAAACATCAGCAACTCTTAAGTCAGACGGTTGGCTAAAAACTGGTGATCTCTGCTATTTTGACTCGGATGGGTTCCTGTTTATTGTTGATAGGCTAAAAGAACTGATAAAGTACAAGGCATATCAG GTACCCCCTGCTGAACTGGAACAGTTGCTTCAATCAATTCCTGAAATTGCTGATGCAGCAGTTATTCC ATATCCGGATGAAGAAGCAGGGCAGATTCCAATGGCTTATGTTGTCAGAAAACCTGGGAGCACTATTAGTGAGTCACAAATTGTGGATTCAATTGCAAAACAG GTTGCACCATACAAAAAGATACGTCGCGTTGCATTCATTAACTCAATACCAAGATCTCCAGCAGGAAAGATCTTGAGAAGAGAACTCATTGATCAGGCCATTTCTGGTGCTTCAGCTAGATTATAA